ACGTTCGTTCAGAAACGGTTTCAGGTGCATAAAACGTTCTTTGATTGCAGTTGTATCCATGATCGCCAGTATGCCACACCTGCGTTGGTCTACCAAATCGAGTAGATTATTTTATGACGGGCCCTAACCATTGACATCGTTACCGCCCGTCGCTTTATCCTCGGCAAACAGGGCTTGTGGCCCGGGCGGCGCTGGCGCGGACTCGAGGGCACGGAGCAGGCCATGCGGTCGATGGAGTATTTGCAGCTCGACCCGCTGCAAATCATTGCCCGCAGTCACGACATCACGCTGCACGGCCGCGTGCTCGATTACACACCTGGCATGTGGGAGGATGTGACCTACCAGAAGCGCCAGTTTTTTGACTGGGGTGGTTGGCTGGCCACACGACCGATGGACGAACTGCCACACTGGCGCCTGGTTATGCGCCGCGAGCGCGATGGCCTCTCCCGACTTCGCGACATGGCCAGCGACCACGCCGATGCAATCGTCGAAATGCGGGTTATTTTGGCTGAGCGCGGCGTCGTGAGCAATCGCGACTTCGAGATGGCAACGCGGACGCGAACGCACAGCTATCGCGGCCGCAAAGACAGCGCCCTGGCGTTGTATTATTTGTGGCGCACCGGCGAAGTGATGACGCACCACCGCCAGCGATTCGAGCGCGTGTACGCTCTCACCGAAACGGTGGCGCCGGCGCATCTTATTCGCGAAAGCGAGGAGGCCGACGCGGAACGCTTCCTGGTCAAAAAGGAAGTCAGCTTCTCCGGCCTGTCGCGCCTGAACCGTGTGAGTGATTCGTTTCAGCGCGGTGTTCCATTTGACGAAGTGAAGCAGATCCTGGCCGCGATGCTGGCGAACGGCGACCTGATCAAGGTGCAGGTTGAAGGCTGGAAGGCGCTGCACTATGCGCTCGGCAGCGACGCTGAGGCGCTGCGCGACTTGAGCGCCGGGCGCGTGCCGAAGGCGTGGACGCCGTTGGCGACGACCACGACGGAAGAGGTCGTCTTCCTGGCGCCGCTCGATCCGGTCAGCGCCCGCGGACGGGCCAAAGTCCTGTTCGGCTTCGACTATGTATGGGAAGTATACAAGCCCGAGCACCAGCGCAAGTTCGGTTATTACACCTTGCCAGTCTTGTGGGGCGACCGGCTTGTGGCGCGATTCGACAGCAAACTCGACCGCACTTCGGGTGCGTTTGTCATCCTGGGTTTGTGGTTGGAGGATAACACCCTGGGCGATAACGAGGCCTTTGCCGAGGCATTGGCTCGTGGGTTTGCGCGCTTCATCGTTTTTCTTGGCGCGAGCAAGCTGGATGCCAGGGCGATTCGCGAGCCGCTGTTGCGCCGGCGCCTGCTGGCGTAATCCAATCGGGCCGTTGCCGAACACGGTCGAGGCCGATTCACACGGATTCTCGACACCAAATCATCGCTCCAATCCGTGTTGTTCCGTGTTCATCCGTGTCCAAACGACTTTTCCGACAGGCTGCTGGTCCTCGCCGATCATCTCGGCCACGACTTTGGCCGAGAGCATGACCATGGGGACGCCGCCGCCGGGGTGGGTGGCGCCGCCGACGAAGTAGAGGCCGGGCAGGTAGGGGGAGCGGTTGGAGGGGCGACGGAAGGGGGCGAGGGGGCTGTTCATCGAGAGGCCGTACAGCGAGCCGCGCCAGGCGCCGGTCTGGCGTTCGAGGTCGAGGGGGGTGAGGAGGCGCTGGTAGCGGAGGAAGGGGCGGATGTCGTAGCCGTAGGCGGCCAGGCGGTCGAGGACGAGGCTGGCGTAGGTGGAAGCCTGGGCGTTCCAGTCGAATTCAGGGCGGCGGTCGAGTACGACCGCTTGGGGCGGGGCGTTGACGAGGACGAACCAGTTTTCGCAGCCGGGCGGGGCGTGGCCGGGGTCGGTTTTGGCGGTGATGGCGACGTAGATGGTGGGGTCGGCGGGCGGCTGGCCGCGGCGGAAGATGGCGTCGAATTCGGCGGGGTAGTCGGCGGAGAAGAAGATGTTGTGGTGGGCGAGGCTGGGGTGAAGGCGCTCGACGCCGAGGAGGAGGACGAAGCCGGAGCAGGAGGGGTCGAGGCGGCTGAGACGGCTGAGTTGGCGCGGGGGCACGAGGCCGGCGGGGAGGAGGCGGTGGTAGACGGTGGCGACATCGACGTTGGCAATGACGGCGCTGGCCTGAATCTGTTCGCCGTCCGCCAATTGGATGCCGGCGGCGCGGCCATCTCTGATCAGGATGGCGGCGACGGGGCGGCCGGTCTGGATGTCGACGCCGAGTTCGGCGGCCAGGCGGGCGAGGGCGCCGGCAATGGCGTAGACGCCGTCCTGCGGATACCAGACGCCGCCGGCCAGTTCGACATGGGCGATGACGTTGAGGGTGGCCGAGGCGCGGTAGGGGTCGGAGCCGGCGTAGGTGGCGAAGCGGGCGAGGAGTTGGCGGAGGTGGGGCGAGCGGACATAGCGGCGAAGCGAGCGGTGCATGGTGCGCCAGGCGTCGACCTGCAGGGCGTCGGCCAGGCGCACGCGCAGGAAGCTGCGCCAGGTGGGGGGATGGCCGTAGATGAAGACGGGGCCGGTGATGCGGTGGAGGCGGGCGGCGTAGGCCAGGTAGCCCAGATAGCCCTCGACATCGCCTTCGTCCAGGCGGGCGATCTGGCCGAGCATGGCCGGGAGGTCGCGGGTGGCGTCGAGGATGACGCCGTCGGGGTAGAAGTAGCGGGTGAGGGGTTCGACGGGGAGGAGGGTGAGATAGTCCTCCAGGCGGCGGCCGGCGAGGGCGAAGAGTTCTGCCAGCACCGGGCGCATGGTGATGACCGAAGGGCCGGTGTCCCAGCGATAGCCGGCCTGGCTGATCTCGGCCATTTTCCCGCCGACGGCGGGGTGTTGTTCGAACAGGCGGACGTGGCGGCCGGCTACGGCCAGGCGGATGGCGGCGGCGAGGCCGCCGATGCCGGCGCCGATGATGGTGATGGACATGGGGCAGGGGGCAGTGGTCGGTGGTCAGTGGTCAGTGGTCGGTGGCAGGTCGCAGGTGGCAGGTCGCAGAGGTCCTTGTCTACTTGTTTCCTTGTCTACTTATTCCCTTGTCTCTTTGTCTACCGGGTGCATTTTAGTCTTGGGGCAGCGATGGAAGTAACCCATAGCTCGATGCGGCGTAGTGTCCGAGCGATGAACTCCCACCTTGTCTTTCCGAACGGGTCGATCTGGCGTTCTGTCGCTTCGAGTTATCCGGGCCACGCGGAGGCATGCGCCCGAGCAAGAAACTCTTCGTAGTGTCATGCTGAACGGGTCGATCACACGCGGTTGTTGCAACGATCAGCCAGTGAAGCATCTCGGTTTTCGGGAGTTTCTAAGCAGCAGCCAGCGAGGAATCCCCAAGCCGGAAGTTCACGGGCGGTGAAGTAAAGTGGGGTCATTTGACACGGCGCCGGTGTTCGTGTAGGATAGGCGACAATGATCCGGGCAAGCAGGTTGCTCGATTTTCGTTGCCTTTCGTGTCTCGCACGAGGAGAGGAAGTTGGCCGCAGTCGCTGTTCCTTCGTCTGTGTTCAGGACGAGCCGTGGCTCGCAAGCGCGGGTGTTCTGCCTGGCTTGTGGGCGTTGGGAGGGGGTTTGGCTATGAGAGGTCTGGCAGCGGCCGAAGCGGATACTATCGCAAGTTTGGGAGGTTCCAAAATGGTGGTCTCAAATTTTGAGGTTGAATGGGTAGTAAGCCCGCTTTTCACCATTGCGTGAAGCAAAGAGTTTGTAGACACGCCGTTCTAAATTCAAATGTCGCTGGTCAATCGAGCAAGGAGGAGCCATGAAAAGGCAACCCATCACCCGTACCACTCGTATTGTGTTCGCTGTGGTACTGATACTTGCTGGCATTGTATTGGTGCTGATTGCATCATCTTATTCTGCCCTGGGTGTCTTGAGCCAGTTAGCATCTAACCTCGGCTTATCGGCTATCGTGGCAGGGGTTATAAGTGCATTTCATGATCAAGCCCTTCGCCAAACCCAGGTCGGTCACTGGTGCCCTCGTGAACCCATCCGAGATACTGAACCCAGCCGTTCGCTTGTTCCCCGCCTGCGAATCTGGCCCCGCCACTCGCACGTTCGTCCAGGCAACCTGCGGCCCTGGTCTCATCCATGGTCGAGCGCACAGCGCCCGGTCATCGGCAAAGAGAGCTTCATCTCAGCGGAGATAGCCATCGTGCTTGCGAGAATCCGTTGTGCGTTCGCCACTCTTCTTTCCCTGGCCGCGTGCTCGCCCATCCCTCGGCCACGGATGTCACCGCCCTGCTCGTGCAACAAGTCGCGAGCGACCTGGCCACCTTCCCGCGCCCAACCTGCGAAGGCGGCCGGCGCCACGACAACGCCTGGACGGTCTATGCGCAGGGGCTGGCGCAGGCGCTGCGCAAACTGTTCATCGATGCGCGTTCGCAGGCGCTGTCCTTGCCCTCTCTCGTCGCTATTTTTCAACAGGGAAGCGGCGTGACGCTCGCCGCCACTGCCGGTCCTGCGGATGCGGTCTTGATTGCCTTCGTCGCGGCCTATTGCCCGCAAAGGATTGGCGGCGGCGGTTCGCCCACGTCGCCGCGAGATGCGGTGGTTGTATTCAATCGTCAGGGAGGCATGTGGCAGCTGCCTTCGGTGGCGAATGTGCTGAGTGTGGTGTGGGCAGATGACCGTTGGACCGTCCTGGTGACGAAAACGCTGTGGGGGAATCGGCAGGATTTCGAAGTAATGGCAGGATGGCGAATACAAATGCGTGGCGAGTCGCCTGCTGCCCGAGGCGACGCCGACGCAAGAGCCGTAGTAGCCTGGCTGAATTGACGGCCATCATAGAGTCGTTATCGATAGAGGCAAGGCAAATGTCATGGCAAGATCAACTCAACGGCGACTCACTGTCCTGGTTGCTGGAGCCTGATTCGCCAGGGGTGCGCTATCTGGCGCTGCGGGATCTGGTGGGACTCTCGCCCTGGATTTCCTTTTGAATGTGGAGCCGGCGGAGGCAGCTTATCTGGCCGGGTATAGCCAAAAACCGAGTCAGAATTGGTGGAAATTCGGCTTTCCGGTCTTCTACGTGACCGATTTGCTCCAACTTGTGGAAGTGTTGGCGGCGTCGGGCTATGGCCATAATGCCCGTCTGTCCGCTTGTAGTACCAGGGCTTATTCGTGCCATTCGTCCATTCGTGTCATTCCTGATCGATCAAGCCATGCTTGCAAGAACAATGCCATTTTGGAACAGCTTCAGGCCAACATGACCACCTGCGCGGCGATGGAAGCCCGGATGCTGCCAGGGGAAGATGTGGTCCTCGGGGTGCGGCATCAGGCCGAGGATGTTGCCGGCGGCGTTGGTGATGCCGGCGATGTTCGCAGCCGAACCGTTGGGGTTGGCCGGATAGGGGCCGGGGCGGCCTTCGGCATCGACATAGGTGAAAGCGACCAGGCCGGCGGCCTGCAAACCGGCCAGCGTTTCGTCGTCGCCAGCCACGAAATTGCCCTCACCATGCGCCACCGGGCAGTGGATGCGCCCCAGCCCGGCCAGCCAGGGCGAGCGATTGCCCCCGTTCGGCTCCAGCCACACCCATCGGCATTCGAACTGCGCCGATTCGTTGCGCGTCAGCGTGGCGCGTTGATTGTCTCGTGTTCCGTGTTCCGTGTTCCGTGTTCCGTGTCCCGACCTGCCATCCTTCGTTCTACTCAGGACAGGCTCTGCCACCTGCGACCTGCCGCTTGCCACCTGCCACTTGCCATCCTTCGTTTCACTCAGGACAGGCTCTGCCACTTGCCGCTTGCCGCTTGCCACCTGCGACCTGCCACTTGCCACCTGCGACCTGCCGCTTGCTCCCGGTAACAATCCCGTCTTGACGAGGACTTGAAACCCATTGCAAATGCCGATGATCGGCTTGCCGGCGGCAGCAAAGGCGCCGAGTTGATCGCCTAGCTCGTGCAGCAGGCGCACGGCCCAGAGCTTACCCGCGCCCAGGTCGTCGCCGTAGGAGAAGCCGCCGGGGAGGACGAGCAGGGCATACTCGGCCAGCCGGCGCTCGCCCGCCAAAAGCTGGTTGATGTGGACGATCTCCGGACTGCCGCCCGCTAACTCGAAAGCGATGGCGGCGTCGATGTCGCGGTTGGTGCCGGGGGCATGGAGGATGGCGATGGGAGGTGGGGTCATGGGTGAAAGATGGCTGGCAGTGGAACTCAAATGATGCTAAAATGACCTCGAAAGCACATCTGGATGCTTCCGTTGCCGAGGAGTACGCGTAGTCGATGGATGATTCCAACGATAGGCAGATTG
The Caldilineales bacterium genome window above contains:
- a CDS encoding winged helix DNA-binding domain-containing protein; translation: MRSMEYLQLDPLQIIARSHDITLHGRVLDYTPGMWEDVTYQKRQFFDWGGWLATRPMDELPHWRLVMRRERDGLSRLRDMASDHADAIVEMRVILAERGVVSNRDFEMATRTRTHSYRGRKDSALALYYLWRTGEVMTHHRQRFERVYALTETVAPAHLIRESEEADAERFLVKKEVSFSGLSRLNRVSDSFQRGVPFDEVKQILAAMLANGDLIKVQVEGWKALHYALGSDAEALRDLSAGRVPKAWTPLATTTTEEVVFLAPLDPVSARGRAKVLFGFDYVWEVYKPEHQRKFGYYTLPVLWGDRLVARFDSKLDRTSGAFVILGLWLEDNTLGDNEAFAEALARGFARFIVFLGASKLDARAIREPLLRRRLLA
- the crtI gene encoding phytoene desaturase, which codes for MSITIIGAGIGGLAAAIRLAVAGRHVRLFEQHPAVGGKMAEISQAGYRWDTGPSVITMRPVLAELFALAGRRLEDYLTLLPVEPLTRYFYPDGVILDATRDLPAMLGQIARLDEGDVEGYLGYLAYAARLHRITGPVFIYGHPPTWRSFLRVRLADALQVDAWRTMHRSLRRYVRSPHLRQLLARFATYAGSDPYRASATLNVIAHVELAGGVWYPQDGVYAIAGALARLAAELGVDIQTGRPVAAILIRDGRAAGIQLADGEQIQASAVIANVDVATVYHRLLPAGLVPPRQLSRLSRLDPSCSGFVLLLGVERLHPSLAHHNIFFSADYPAEFDAIFRRGQPPADPTIYVAITAKTDPGHAPPGCENWFVLVNAPPQAVVLDRRPEFDWNAQASTYASLVLDRLAAYGYDIRPFLRYQRLLTPLDLERQTGAWRGSLYGLSMNSPLAPFRRPSNRSPYLPGLYFVGGATHPGGGVPMVMLSAKVVAEMIGEDQQPVGKVVWTRMNTEQHGLER
- the purQ gene encoding phosphoribosylformylglycinamidine synthase I, which encodes MTPPPIAILHAPGTNRDIDAAIAFELAGGSPEIVHINQLLAGERRLAEYALLVLPGGFSYGDDLGAGKLWAVRLLHELGDQLGAFAAAGKPIIGICNGFQVLVKTGLLPGASGRSQVASGRSQVASGKRQVAEPVLSETKDGKWQVASGRSQVAEPVLSRTKDGRSGHGTRNTEHGTRDNQRATLTRNESAQFECRWVWLEPNGGNRSPWLAGLGRIHCPVAHGEGNFVAGDDETLAGLQAAGLVAFTYVDAEGRPGPYPANPNGSAANIAGITNAAGNILGLMPHPEDHIFPWQHPGFHRRAGGHVGLKLFQNGIVLASMA